A stretch of Gossypium hirsutum isolate 1008001.06 chromosome A06, Gossypium_hirsutum_v2.1, whole genome shotgun sequence DNA encodes these proteins:
- the LOC107962827 gene encoding cytokinin riboside 5'-monophosphate phosphoribohydrolase LOG8 isoform X1: MEDEKARSKFKRLCVFCGSNSGHRQVFSDAALELGNELVKRKIDLVYGGGSVGLMGLISKTVYDGGCHVLGIIPKALMPLEIGWLLMHSFWKRQISGETVGEVRTVLDMHERKAAMARESDAFVALPGGYGTMEELLEMITWSQLGIHKKTVGLLNVDGYYNNLLALFDNGVKEGFIKPSARHIIVSAPTAKELMVKMEQYTPCHEHVAPQESWQMEQLGDYPNQLNAQ, from the exons ATGGAAGACGAGAAAGCCAGAAGCAAGTTCAAAAGGTTGTGTGTTTTCTGTGGAAGCAACTCTGGACATAGGCAAGTCTTCAGCGATGCTGCTCTTGAATTGGGCAATGAACTG GTTAAGAGGAAGATAGACTTGGTGTATGGAGGGGGAAGTGTTGGGTTGATGGGTTTGATATCCAAGACAGTATATGATGGAGGCTGTCATGTTCTTGG GATAATTCCAAAAGCTCTCATGCCTCTTGAG ATAGGTTGGCTGTTAATGCATAGTTTCTGGAAAAGACAGATATCAGGAGAAACAGTTGGGGAAGTAAGAACCGTTTTAGACATGCATGAGCGCAAAGCTGCAATGGCCCGAGAATCCGACGCCTTTGTTGCTCTTCCTG GTGGATATGGAACTATGGAAGAGTTGTTGGAGATGATAACATGGTCCCAGCTTGGAATACATAAGAAAACT GTTGGTTTGCTAAATGTTGATGGTTACTACAATAATTTGCTTGCTTTATTTGACAACGGGGTTAAAGAGGGATTCATCAAGCCAAGTGCTAGGCATATAATTGTCTCTGCTCCAACAGCCAAAGAACTCATGGTGAAGATGGAG CAATACACACCTTGCCATGAACATGTGGCTCCTCAAGAAAGCTGGCAGATGGAGCAACTTGGTGATTATCCCAATCAACTAAATGCGCAATGA
- the LOC107962827 gene encoding cytokinin riboside 5'-monophosphate phosphoribohydrolase LOG8 isoform X2: protein MEDEKARSKFKRLCVFCGSNSGHRQVFSDAALELGNELVKRKIDLVYGGGSVGLMGLISKTVYDGGCHVLGIIPKALMPLEISGETVGEVRTVLDMHERKAAMARESDAFVALPGGYGTMEELLEMITWSQLGIHKKTVGLLNVDGYYNNLLALFDNGVKEGFIKPSARHIIVSAPTAKELMVKMEQYTPCHEHVAPQESWQMEQLGDYPNQLNAQ, encoded by the exons ATGGAAGACGAGAAAGCCAGAAGCAAGTTCAAAAGGTTGTGTGTTTTCTGTGGAAGCAACTCTGGACATAGGCAAGTCTTCAGCGATGCTGCTCTTGAATTGGGCAATGAACTG GTTAAGAGGAAGATAGACTTGGTGTATGGAGGGGGAAGTGTTGGGTTGATGGGTTTGATATCCAAGACAGTATATGATGGAGGCTGTCATGTTCTTGG GATAATTCCAAAAGCTCTCATGCCTCTTGAG ATATCAGGAGAAACAGTTGGGGAAGTAAGAACCGTTTTAGACATGCATGAGCGCAAAGCTGCAATGGCCCGAGAATCCGACGCCTTTGTTGCTCTTCCTG GTGGATATGGAACTATGGAAGAGTTGTTGGAGATGATAACATGGTCCCAGCTTGGAATACATAAGAAAACT GTTGGTTTGCTAAATGTTGATGGTTACTACAATAATTTGCTTGCTTTATTTGACAACGGGGTTAAAGAGGGATTCATCAAGCCAAGTGCTAGGCATATAATTGTCTCTGCTCCAACAGCCAAAGAACTCATGGTGAAGATGGAG CAATACACACCTTGCCATGAACATGTGGCTCCTCAAGAAAGCTGGCAGATGGAGCAACTTGGTGATTATCCCAATCAACTAAATGCGCAATGA